In Helianthus annuus cultivar XRQ/B chromosome 8, HanXRQr2.0-SUNRISE, whole genome shotgun sequence, a single genomic region encodes these proteins:
- the LOC110872924 gene encoding replication protein A 70 kDa DNA-binding subunit C translates to MMSSKRLSDMKEHDKPEPIEIRVVKTWILVGKKQEPSSKSQSQELCYLFVDKHGDAIEAIADQKEQAYFDSIIKVQSCYRVNNYIVVESRKYMPTVQHSASLRIGKRARFVPLSDTNIPTQYFNFANYEEVKSRSGSTKLLADFIGRVKKHWPSTTRTNKRLQKIDMEDDRENPIEITLWPEKRDLIGNETIPSDILAITSTLVTDFNGSKQLESTNATTIVVNPTFPEIQHHVDRPKASLAGKTIQPAENTVTVKELKNISANKTVNVPQSRFTCHAQIKEIYASRKWYYVQYSLCTKKLYQEKSDSIHFVCEDDENPQPKYMYCVNASIIDATSFTDVVFFNDVMTDMLGTTCEEMIIKQGYTDPKILPDLIVEKIGNHMTFNLTVKDKSIVVNKATDATNGDTTPTDPHTITTPPKALMLPSPTPNRKTTTTKRALQHLHPKLTLTLIR, encoded by the exons ATGATGTCTTCCAAGCGTCTGTCTGATATGAAAGAACATGACAAACCAGAACCAATTGAAATACGGGTTGTGAAAACATGGATACTAGTGGGCAAAAAACAAGAGCCATCATCTAAAAGCCAAAGTCAGGAGCTCTGTTACCTGTTCGTTGACAAACAC GGTGACGCTATTGAGGCAATAGCAGACCAAAAGGAACAAGCATACTTTGACTCAATCATCAAAGTTCAGTCATGCTACAGGGTCAACAATTACATAGTAGTTGAGTCAAGAAAGTATATGCCAACCGTACAGCACAGCGCTTCCCTCAGAATTGGAAAAAGAGCAAGATTTGTTCCCTTATCCGACACCAACATACCGACCCAGTACTTTAACTTCGCTAATTACGAGGAAGTCAAAAGTCGATCAGGGTCAACGAAGTTACTCGCAg ACTTCATAGGTCGAGTCAAAAAGCACTGGCCGAGTACCACAAGAACAAACAAAAGGCTACAAAAGATTGACATGGAAGATGACAG AGAAAATCCAATTGAGATCACTTTATGGCCAGAAAAACGCGACCTCATCGGGAATGAGACAATACCTAGCGATATTCTGGCAATCACATCAACCTTAGTCACTGACTTCAACG GTTCTAAACAGTTGGAATCAACAAATGCAACAACCATTGTTGTCAATCCAACATTCCCAGAGATACAACATCATGTTGACAG GCCGAAAGCATCACTGGCAGGAAAGACAATACAGCCCGCAGAGAACACAGTGACAGTCAAAGAGCTTAAAAACATATCAGCAAACAAAACTGTCAAC GTACCACAATCCCGCTTCACCTGTCATGCACAGATAAAAGAGATCTATGCGTCCCGTAAATGGTACTATGTCCAATACTCTTTGTGTACAAAGAAGTTGTATCAAGAAAAAAGTGATTCAATCCACTTTGTATGTGAGGATGATGAAAACCCACAACCGAAGTACAT GTACTGTGTAAACGCATCGATCATTGATGCAACATCGTTCACTGATGTGGTATTCTTCAACGACGTCATGACTGACATGTTGGGTACTACCTGCGAAGAGATGATTATCAAGCAAGGATACACAGATCCCAAGATACTTCCAGACCTAATCGTTGAGAAAATCGGTAATCACATGACATTTAACCTGACCGTAAAGGACAAATCAATTGTTGTCAACAAGGCAACTGATGCTACCAATGGCGACACTACACCAACTGATCCTCATACAATCACTACACCACCAAAGGCCCTCATGTTACCCTCACCAACACCAAACCGCAAGACCACTACGACTAAAAGGGCACTCCAGCATTTACATCCAAAACTAACATTAACACTCATTAGGTAG
- the LOC110870055 gene encoding uncharacterized protein LOC110870055 — MSPDCIGAIVSDGDPTCCRFDIIIRQRDGGPQHINKLHQSYMPLQYPLLFIHGESGWSPDLRLRDRNQSQNKKMTMNMYYSYLLHDRSNVYSLLLRGGRLLQQYIVDAYVCIEESRLDYYRMNQNVFRTEFLQGVHDAVQRGDTEGRDIGKRIVLPSSFIGGPRYMYKHYQDALAICRVHGNPQYFITFTCNVKWPEIERYMARFPSLKAQDRPDIIARVFQLKVKSIMNFLKTNKPFGDVATDLYTIEFQKRGLPHCHLLLWVTQPYRIKDASDVDNYISAEIPNPRTSIEVTSFDDSGYVHYRRQSTGFTVTKNGMKIDNGYVVPYNRVLSMHYMAHINVEYCGWKWLRNNEKDSNGRHLRYIDYLMEYRWDPACKCWMRRVSNKTPAIGRLIYIHLSCGETFFFADVARSSKSACEKLGLLGDDREWSYTFDEAAGWATASELRSLFTQMLLYCEISNPVELWNQQWRKMADDGQRNHDIANDDDLRQYLLYELELLLRSGASPSSLSEFGLPMPKSNLLQHLNNKLLMEEKNYDRQLLTSEHESSRACLNSRQRMIYEHVISSISSGKQVLAFVYGHGGTGKTFLWTTIISALRSQGSIVLAVAASGIASLLLPSGRTAHSRFKIPLDMADDSICYIKKNTHLAQLLSETSLIIWDEAPMNDRKCFESLDRSLKDLLSNSESLLEESQCY; from the exons ATGTCTCCAGACTGTATTGGTGCAATTGTATCTGATGGTGATCCGACATGCTGTCGCTTTGACATTATTATTCGACAAAGAGACGGTGGCCCACAACATATAAACAAACTCCATCAGTCATACATGCCATTACAATATCCATTACTCTTCATTCATGGTGAAAGTGGTTGGTCACCTGACCTCCGTCTACGTGATAGAAACCAATCACAAAACAAAAAGATGACCATGAACATGTATTACAGTTATCTGCTACATGATCGGTCAAACGTATATAGTCTACTTTTAAGGGGAGGTCGGCTTTTACAACAATATATTgttgatgcatatgtatgtatcgAGGAAAGCCGCCTTGATTACTATAGAATGAATCAAAATGTCTTTCGTACTGAATTCCTTCAAGGTGTACATGACGCGGTTCAACGTGGTGATACTGAAGGACGTGATATTGGCAAACGAATTGTGTTGCCTTCGTCTTTCATAGGTGGTCCCCGGTACATGTATAAACATTACCAAGATGCTTTGGCTATATGTCGAGTGCATGGGAATCCACAATATTTCATTACTTTTACATGTAATGTGAAATGGCCAGAGATTGAAAGATATATGGCAAGGTTTCCATCCTTGAAGGCCCAAGATCGGCCAGACATCATCGCAAGAGTATTCCAACTAAAGGTTAAATCAATCATGAATTTTTTGAAGACCAATAAACCATTTGGTGATGTTGCTACAG ATTTATACACGATCGAGTTCCAAAAGAGGGGCCTTCCTCATTGTCACTTGCTTTTGTGGGTTACTCAGCCGTATAGAATAAAAGACGCATCCGACGTTGACAACTATATATCTGCTGAGATACCAAACCCTAGAACCTCAATT GAAGTAACATCTTTCGACGACAGTGGATATGTTCATTACAGAAGACAATCAACTGGATTCACTGTAACAAAGAATGGCATGAAAATAGATAACGGGTACGTTGTACCATACAATCGTGTCTTATCTATGCATTATATGGCTCACATCAACGTTGAATACTGTGGTTGGA AATGGTTGAGAAACAATGAGAAAGACAGCAACGGGCGACATCTACGCTACATTGATTATCTCATGGAATACAGGTGGGATCCAGCATGCAAATGTTGGATGCGTAGAGTATCAAATAAGACACCTGCGATAGGACGGCTCATATACATACATCTAAGTTGTGGAGAGACGTTTTTTTTTGCGGATGTTGCTAGGTCATCAAAGAG TGCATGTGAAAAACTAGGGTTACTAGGAGACGACAGAGAGTGGTCATATACATTTGACGAAGCTGCAGGTTGGGCCACTGCTTCAGAGTTACGTTCATTGTTCACGCAAATGCTATTGTATTGTGAGATATCAAACCCGGTTGAGCTATGGAACCAGCAATGGCGTAAGATGGCAGATGATGGGCAACGGAATCATGACATAGCCAACGACGATGACTTGAGACAATATCTATTATACGAACTTGAATTATTACTTCGTTCAGGAGCCTCTCCTTCATCTCTTTCTGAATTCGGACTACCTATGCCAAAGTCTAATTTGCTTCAGCACTTGAATAACAAATTACTTATGGAAGAAAAGAATTACGATAGACAATTACTTACATCTGAACATGAATCTTCTCGAGCATGTCTTAATTCTCGACAAAGAATGATTTATGAACATGTCATATCGTCTATTTCCTCCGGAAAACAAGTCCTGGCTTTTGTTTACGGACATGGTGGAACTGGCAAAACATTCTTATGGACGACGATCATTTCAGCGTTACGTTCCCAAGGAAGTATTGTCCTAGCAGTTGCAGCCTCTGGCATAGCATCACTACTCTTACCCTCTGGTCGAACAGCTCATTCTCGGTTTAAAATCCCGTTAGATATGGCAGATGACTCAATTTGCTATATAAAAAAGAACACTCATCTTGCCCAACTACTAAGTGAAACATCACTTATTATTTGGGATGAAGCACCAATGAATGATCGAAAATGCTTTGAATCATTAGACAGGTCTCTCAAGGACTTACTTAGTAACTCTGAAAGCCTTTTGGAGGAAAGTCAGTGTTACTAG